The following proteins come from a genomic window of Anopheles ziemanni chromosome 3, idAnoZiCoDA_A2_x.2, whole genome shotgun sequence:
- the LOC131285387 gene encoding glycerol-3-phosphate phosphatase-like produces MNFVRSLTKMSKYTGKNLATLSEVEIKQWIDSFDTVLTDCDGVIWVDNNPLPGAPEVVNKFIENGKKLFFVTNNSTKTRPEFVEKAVRLGFNVTIDNIISTAYLAAQYLKNVGFSKTVYTIGSTGITKELDAVGIRHIGVGPDTLRDTLADTVADFIPDPDVGAVIVGFDEHFSFVKMMKAASYLNLPGVIFLATNTDERFPMPDRVIPGTGAIVNAVLTSAERKPIVMGKPNPHICEIIRKQYNVDPARTLMIGDRCNTDILLGKNCDFQTLLVETGIHKATDIEQYAASDDPETKKLVPDVYLAKLGDLLPFM; encoded by the exons ATGAATTTTGTGCGATC CTTAACCAAGATGTCCAAGTACACCGGTAAGAACCTGGCAACACTTTCTGAAGTAGAAATTAAACAATGGATCGATTCTTTCGACACGGTCCTGACGGATTGCGATGGGGTGATCTGGGTGGACAATAATCCGTTGCCGGGAGCGCCGGAAGTCGTCAATAAGTTCATCGAGAACGGCAAGAAGCTATTTTTCGTCACTAACAACTCCACTAAAACCCGACCCGAGTTCGTGGAGAAAGCGGTTCGATTGGGGTTCAACGTGACTATT gaTAACATAATCTCAACCGCTTACCTTGCAGCACAGTACCTGAAGAATGTAGGATTCTCAAAAACTGTCTACACTATCGGTTCAACGGGTATCACGAAAGAACTGGATGCCGTGGGTATACGGCATATTGGCGTTGGGCCGGATACGCTACGGGACACCTTGGCGGACACCGTTGCCGACTTCATTCCTGATCCGGACGTTGGAGCAGTTATCGTTGGTTTTGACGAGCATTTCAGTTTTGTGAAAATGATGAAAGCTGCCTCGTACCTCAACCTTCCCGGCGTTATCTTTCTTGCAACGAACACGGACGAAAGATTCCCTATGCCGGATCGTGTTATCCCGGGAACGGGAGCAATCGTTAACGCCGTCCTAACGTCTGCCGAAAGGAAACCGATCGTGATGGGCAAACCTAACCCTCACATTTGTGAAATCATTCGCAAGCAGTACAACGTCGACCCGGCACGCACGTTGATGATAGGTGACCGGTGCAATACGGATATTCTGTTGGGCAAAAACTGTGACTTCCAAACCCTGCTAGTTGAAACGGGTATCCATAAAGCAACCGATATTGAACAGTATGCAGCATCAGACGATCCGGAAACTAAAAAACTTGTTCCGGACGTATACTTAGCTAAGCTTGGGGATTTGTTGCCGTTCATGTAA